A single window of Paenibacillus sp. FSL H8-0537 DNA harbors:
- a CDS encoding MarR family transcriptional regulator, with translation MDGIENGLSEGLPKEEMQAIQRFPINFAIFSLARSHRGLAAHLLRDIGLYAGQEIMLMQLGEQDEQSQQSLGFTMRLDHSTVAKSVRRLEDAGLVTRSRSPKDGRVTLVKLTEVGRELVAKSTAVWTEMERITSKGLSEQEKELLISLSQKISANMESKI, from the coding sequence ATGGATGGGATAGAGAATGGTTTATCCGAAGGATTGCCCAAAGAAGAAATGCAAGCGATTCAACGGTTCCCAATAAATTTTGCTATCTTTTCCCTAGCCAGGTCCCATCGGGGTTTGGCTGCACACTTACTACGCGACATAGGCTTGTACGCTGGCCAGGAAATTATGCTTATGCAGTTAGGGGAGCAAGATGAGCAATCGCAACAAAGTCTGGGCTTCACAATGCGACTGGACCATTCGACAGTGGCCAAATCGGTTCGACGCCTGGAGGATGCGGGATTGGTCACTCGTTCACGCTCGCCAAAGGACGGGCGTGTTACGCTTGTAAAACTAACAGAAGTGGGCCGCGAGCTTGTAGCGAAGTCCACCGCCGTTTGGACAGAAATGGAAAGGATAACGTCGAAAGGGCTTTCGGAGCAAGAAAAAGAGCTGTTAATCTCTTTATCGCAAAAGATTTCAGCTAACATGGAAAGTAAAATATAA
- a CDS encoding phosphoribosyltransferase: protein MSLTSTRLSDSIANARTVKIQKTKDTFYDFKLYPFGERGTYIAPELINEITDNLAVSIQEHFQDYDYIVSPEPGGHTWGMLAAYKLLKPINILRLSTDLYKDIHLEAKRETAYNENRICFDGFQAGDHVLLVDDVISSGATIRSIAAQMEAMGVKLVGVQAIIAKGEHYRKLEEDLNVPVRILSQV from the coding sequence ATGAGCCTCACAAGCACCAGACTGTCCGATTCCATTGCTAATGCCAGAACGGTCAAAATTCAGAAAACGAAGGATACCTTTTATGACTTCAAACTTTATCCGTTCGGCGAGCGGGGAACGTATATTGCACCGGAGCTTATAAATGAAATTACCGATAATTTGGCGGTGAGCATTCAGGAGCATTTTCAGGATTACGATTATATCGTATCGCCAGAGCCCGGAGGTCACACATGGGGGATGCTTGCGGCGTATAAGCTCCTGAAGCCGATTAACATTTTAAGGCTGAGCACGGATTTATATAAAGATATTCATCTGGAGGCCAAGCGCGAAACGGCGTACAACGAAAATCGCATTTGCTTTGACGGCTTTCAGGCAGGCGACCATGTTCTGCTCGTTGATGATGTAATCAGCTCCGGTGCAACGATTCGCTCGATTGCTGCCCAAATGGAAGCGATGGGCGTCAAGCTCGTCGGCGTGCAGGCGATTATAGCCAAAGGTGAGCATTACCGCAAGCTGGAGGAAGACTTGAACGTTCCGGTACGCATTCTTAGCCAAGTTTAA
- a CDS encoding aromatic ring-hydroxylating dioxygenase subunit alpha produces MEQNTKAAAKKREESDLPRNCTFSSEDWHVLAQYWYPIAIANEIADKPVAVTLLDMKLVCYRSSDRVVVARDLCFHRGAPLSKGWIENGEIVCPYHGFRYNCEGKCTAVPAHPNSRISPKLKLITYPAVERYGLIWTSLMSLEENIPAFPRWDDPDYLNILPPSFDIAGSAGRQMEGFLDVSHFAYVHTETFGDRNNTEVPQYKVKREGQELLAEYWSTVSNYGKGQDNPAPDDFMWLREFRVFPPFAASLTVYFPDEGKLNILNCASPVSARYTRLFCPISRNFDKTAPIQDTIDFNLKVFQEDAEMVEAQTPEDLPLDLQAEAHIPADRTSIAYRQLLTELGLGKNYTS; encoded by the coding sequence ATGGAGCAAAACACGAAGGCGGCAGCTAAAAAAAGAGAAGAAAGCGATTTGCCGCGGAATTGTACCTTTTCCTCTGAGGATTGGCATGTATTGGCGCAATATTGGTATCCGATCGCGATTGCAAACGAGATTGCAGATAAGCCGGTTGCGGTAACTCTGCTTGATATGAAGCTCGTCTGTTACCGCAGCAGCGACCGGGTTGTCGTCGCCCGTGACCTTTGCTTTCACCGCGGAGCCCCGCTAAGCAAGGGCTGGATTGAAAATGGCGAAATCGTGTGTCCGTATCATGGTTTCCGCTACAATTGCGAAGGCAAATGCACGGCGGTGCCCGCGCATCCCAATTCGCGTATCTCTCCTAAACTAAAGCTCATCACATATCCGGCTGTAGAGCGTTATGGCTTGATTTGGACGTCGCTGATGTCCTTGGAGGAAAATATTCCGGCATTCCCCCGCTGGGATGATCCCGATTATCTGAATATTTTGCCGCCGAGCTTTGATATTGCCGGCTCTGCTGGACGCCAAATGGAAGGTTTCCTGGATGTGTCGCATTTCGCTTATGTGCATACGGAAACGTTCGGCGACCGCAACAACACCGAGGTGCCGCAATATAAGGTGAAGCGGGAAGGGCAGGAGCTGCTTGCGGAATATTGGAGCACCGTCAGCAACTATGGCAAGGGACAGGATAACCCGGCTCCTGATGACTTTATGTGGCTGCGTGAATTCCGTGTATTTCCGCCGTTCGCTGCATCGCTCACCGTATATTTTCCAGATGAGGGGAAATTAAATATTTTAAACTGCGCATCTCCGGTATCGGCCCGATATACAAGGCTTTTCTGCCCAATATCGCGTAATTTTGATAAAACTGCTCCGATTCAAGATACGATTGATTTTAACCTAAAGGTGTTCCAAGAGGATGCCGAAATGGTCGAAGCACAGACACCGGAGGATTTGCCGCTCGATCTACAGGCTGAAGCACATATTCCGGCAGACCGGACCTCGATTGCTTACCGCCAGCTGTTGACCGAGCTGGGTCTTGGCAAAAACTACACGTCCTAA
- a CDS encoding MFS transporter, translated as MRKLSLYYFFYYLAASSFGPYISIYLSEKGISLISIGLILSMLSLTGILAQPFMGILNDRLSDPRRIVLLCLLLMPLFALGYYYFDTVFALCLVSFFYAMFQASSAPLSDVLTVEIANSQGFSFGSIRLWGALSFALGSFITGFVYGKIGYGASFISYALLMVLALVTFYTVPYKTVTRAKVSLKQHASQILKHQSFLTFVLFSFLIATSIAINFNFLPIYFKEAGFDKGWIGAAYSIAAIIEVPMFWFAVKLHRRFGLIPMMMLAALCYSLKCLVMAFSTQVGLVLAVQLFDGIAFAFMASASVEVINRYAPSYAKATYQTLFVALTSGIGGIIGSALGGVVITHWGVNRLYLLLFSLCFIALVGFTARRRQLEPRSDGAVNQEGEMIPS; from the coding sequence TTGAGAAAATTGAGTCTTTATTATTTCTTTTATTATTTAGCTGCGTCATCCTTTGGTCCTTACATTAGCATTTATTTAAGCGAGAAGGGGATTAGCCTCATAAGCATTGGCTTGATTTTGTCGATGCTTTCGCTTACAGGCATCCTTGCTCAGCCGTTTATGGGGATTTTAAATGATCGATTATCTGACCCTAGACGTATCGTGCTGCTGTGCCTGCTGCTCATGCCATTATTTGCTTTGGGCTATTATTATTTTGATACGGTCTTTGCGCTGTGCCTGGTGTCTTTCTTCTATGCCATGTTCCAAGCGTCCTCTGCTCCTTTGAGCGATGTGCTGACGGTTGAAATCGCTAACAGCCAAGGTTTCTCCTTCGGAAGCATAAGACTATGGGGTGCGCTGAGCTTTGCGCTCGGCTCGTTCATTACCGGATTCGTGTATGGAAAAATCGGATATGGTGCCAGCTTTATTAGCTACGCTCTGCTGATGGTTTTGGCGCTCGTTACGTTCTATACCGTCCCATATAAGACTGTGACGAGAGCTAAAGTGTCCTTGAAGCAGCATGCTTCGCAAATCTTGAAGCACCAAAGCTTTTTGACTTTTGTGCTGTTCAGCTTTCTCATCGCTACGTCGATCGCGATTAATTTTAACTTCCTCCCGATTTACTTCAAGGAGGCAGGCTTTGATAAAGGCTGGATTGGGGCAGCCTACAGCATTGCCGCCATTATTGAGGTTCCAATGTTCTGGTTCGCGGTTAAGCTGCATAGGCGCTTTGGCTTAATTCCAATGATGATGCTGGCGGCTCTATGCTACAGCTTGAAATGCCTCGTTATGGCTTTCTCTACTCAGGTGGGACTAGTGCTTGCGGTGCAGCTGTTTGATGGCATCGCCTTTGCGTTCATGGCAAGCGCTTCGGTAGAGGTGATTAACCGCTATGCGCCGAGCTATGCCAAAGCGACGTATCAGACCTTATTTGTGGCGCTTACTTCCGGAATTGGAGGCATTATCGGAAGTGCCCTGGGCGGTGTGGTCATTACGCATTGGGGCGTCAACCGGTTGTATTTGTTGCTGTTCAGCTTGTGCTTTATTGCACTGGTCGGTTTTACGGCAAGGCGCAGGCAGCTTGAGCCCCGCTCTGACGGGGCGGTAAACCAAGAAGGAGAAATGATTCCTTCCTAA
- a CDS encoding M56 family metallopeptidase, with amino-acid sequence MKYLETVFSLLFTASAVSTVILFILLLIRKLFQKHLKPRVIHILWFIVLIKLLVPIAPQSQLSLFNVLPKTFPLEWNSVQKSTQLTPFTKIGTDTEINSNDMDINKQPPKFITNQADETESSVPTRSSQDHISESTDGMTWLSIGSLVWLIGLLCLGGYYLFSALIFRKIVGNSVKIEEAEVLMALEACKQKLIIKKRIYVYETSHLRSPCLYGLWRPRIYLPEDISTIADSNQLTHILMHELIHYKRKDLWFNSLWALSVGMHWYNPLVWLSVRKMKADQEVACDARVLEALGEHEALSYGRTLLMLSRLFSHSPSSRVNLSYFGDNKNEAKRRMIMIAKFKKGSYKLSAAAILSVIVLSAILLTNASDPEKGAELDMVTQAAIPSLDLYPMYNDSFRWFHSLDRALDFPKYNFKIPDYLPEGYQFENVLYSKNFTSANDTNLIDVASITFVANFGKKNKQIIEVKASIGNGNLLEHNQLRGAAQYPQSANETPQYRQETMTIGDVKGTLFTDKRRDKQRPETGTSFYWQDDNIWYAIDYYSEYISQEELTKMVKSFVIPQKVQHVRYDGAGNSFPLYDEKDLLAAENILDFTVKIPLELPGLKLSGSILLRAGDQNTEYAFRQATDALWTNYRASYDSSIYNIEDTFSLYQSKEPLFDTSKLTLTRNLEINGVEISAYEDKNQIYVSPTTPYYLWKQDNIYYTAVFSGMDKYQEDNLKAMISAPKN; translated from the coding sequence ATGAAGTATCTGGAAACAGTCTTTTCTCTTCTGTTCACTGCGTCAGCGGTATCGACGGTAATCCTATTCATACTACTCTTGATTAGGAAGCTGTTCCAAAAGCACCTTAAACCTAGAGTTATCCATATATTGTGGTTTATTGTGTTAATTAAGCTGCTGGTTCCCATTGCTCCACAGAGTCAGTTAAGCTTGTTTAATGTGCTGCCGAAAACGTTCCCGCTGGAATGGAATTCAGTTCAGAAGAGTACGCAGCTCACTCCCTTTACTAAGATCGGCACCGACACGGAAATTAATTCCAATGATATGGATATAAATAAACAGCCTCCCAAGTTCATCACGAACCAAGCAGACGAAACAGAATCTTCAGTCCCAACACGTTCTTCTCAAGACCATATTTCAGAAAGCACGGATGGAATGACTTGGCTATCGATAGGCTCGCTGGTATGGCTTATAGGGCTTCTATGCTTGGGTGGATATTACCTGTTTAGCGCGCTGATTTTCAGGAAAATAGTCGGAAACTCAGTAAAAATCGAGGAAGCTGAAGTACTCATGGCTCTTGAGGCGTGCAAACAGAAGCTGATCATAAAAAAAAGAATATACGTCTATGAAACAAGCCATCTTCGTAGCCCTTGTCTTTATGGTTTATGGAGGCCGCGGATTTATTTGCCCGAGGATATTAGCACGATCGCCGATTCAAACCAGCTAACGCATATCCTGATGCATGAACTCATCCACTACAAACGTAAGGACTTATGGTTCAACTCCCTGTGGGCTCTTTCCGTAGGAATGCATTGGTACAACCCTTTGGTGTGGCTTTCCGTAAGAAAGATGAAAGCCGATCAGGAGGTGGCCTGCGACGCGCGTGTTCTTGAAGCGCTGGGCGAGCATGAAGCTTTGTCCTATGGCAGAACCTTACTCATGCTGTCGCGTTTATTTTCCCATTCCCCCTCTTCTCGGGTCAACCTATCGTATTTTGGGGACAACAAAAATGAAGCAAAACGGAGAATGATAATGATTGCCAAGTTTAAAAAAGGTTCGTACAAGCTCTCCGCCGCTGCTATTCTCTCGGTTATTGTCTTGAGCGCCATCTTGCTTACCAATGCGTCGGATCCAGAGAAAGGTGCCGAGCTCGATATGGTTACTCAAGCAGCAATCCCTAGTTTGGATCTATATCCTATGTACAACGATTCATTCAGATGGTTTCATAGTCTCGATCGGGCACTCGATTTTCCGAAATATAACTTTAAAATACCGGATTATCTTCCTGAAGGTTATCAGTTCGAGAATGTATTATACTCTAAAAATTTCACCAGCGCCAACGATACCAATCTTATTGATGTAGCATCCATTACTTTTGTAGCTAACTTTGGCAAAAAAAATAAACAAATTATAGAAGTCAAAGCTTCTATTGGCAATGGCAATTTGTTGGAGCACAATCAATTACGGGGGGCGGCTCAATATCCCCAAAGTGCAAACGAGACTCCTCAGTACCGACAGGAAACGATGACGATCGGCGATGTCAAAGGCACTTTATTCACGGATAAGAGACGCGACAAGCAAAGGCCAGAAACGGGCACAAGCTTCTACTGGCAGGATGACAATATATGGTACGCAATCGATTATTATAGCGAGTATATTTCGCAAGAAGAGCTCACAAAAATGGTGAAATCCTTTGTTATACCGCAAAAAGTTCAGCATGTCCGCTACGACGGAGCCGGAAATTCGTTTCCTCTTTATGATGAAAAGGATTTGCTTGCGGCGGAAAACATTCTCGACTTTACGGTGAAAATTCCTTTGGAATTGCCGGGGCTTAAGCTGAGCGGTTCGATATTACTTAGGGCCGGCGATCAGAATACGGAGTATGCGTTCAGACAAGCGACCGACGCTCTATGGACGAACTATCGCGCATCGTACGATTCCTCAATCTATAATATAGAGGATACTTTCTCGCTTTATCAGAGCAAGGAGCCGCTTTTCGACACATCCAAGCTCACGCTCACTCGGAATCTGGAGATTAATGGCGTCGAAATTTCGGCTTATGAAGACAAGAACCAAATCTACGTATCACCTACGACGCCTTATTACTTGTGGAAGCAGGACAATATTTATTATACTGCCGTTTTCTCTGGTATGGACAAGTACCAAGAAGACAACCTGAAAGCTATGATTTCGGCTCCAAAGAATTAG
- a CDS encoding BlaI/MecI/CopY family transcriptional regulator, whose product MHESPHITEAESEVMKLLWQKEPLSASEIIFKLTQQMHWSDQTIKTFLNRLHKKKAIRFEKSGRNYLYYPLVSHDEYLKAENRSFLNRVYKGAVGMMCAKFLEEETLSDKDIEELQQILENKKKL is encoded by the coding sequence ATGCACGAGTCCCCACACATTACCGAGGCCGAAAGCGAAGTGATGAAGCTCCTCTGGCAAAAGGAGCCTTTGTCCGCCAGTGAGATTATTTTCAAATTAACCCAACAAATGCATTGGTCGGATCAGACGATTAAAACCTTCCTGAATAGACTTCACAAGAAAAAAGCGATTCGATTCGAAAAGTCCGGCCGGAACTACCTCTACTATCCGCTGGTTTCGCATGATGAATACTTAAAGGCCGAGAATCGTTCATTTCTGAATAGAGTTTATAAAGGAGCAGTAGGGATGATGTGCGCGAAATTTCTCGAAGAAGAGACACTATCGGATAAAGATATTGAGGAGCTTCAACAAATATTGGAGAACAAGAAGAAGCTATGA